In Brachypodium distachyon strain Bd21 chromosome 2, Brachypodium_distachyon_v3.0, whole genome shotgun sequence, one genomic interval encodes:
- the LOC100828476 gene encoding uncharacterized protein LOC100828476 yields MPPPASSLPLRGWLLVYETNFVLALYNGELACFLLEEERPRPHAPIRPSAVPGQIHACKPTLISYVQQLYCTETMLLWLLVLYWQKVTLREFFSVTIFPRITLQGYKDIKRCVEDRGADVELMYCHL; encoded by the exons ATGCCACCACCtgcctcctctctccccctgCGGGGATGGCTTCTCGTCTATGAGACCAACTTCGTGCTGGCCCTCTACAACGGCGAGCTTGCGTGCTTCCTactggaagaagaaagaccTCGCCCCCACGCCCCCATCCGACCTTCAGCAGTACCTGGACAGATTCATGCGTGCAAG CCGACTCTGATCAGTTATGTACAGCAATTGTATTGTACTGAAACTATGCTCTTGTGGCTTCTAGTTCTGTACTGGCAAAAGGTTACTCTGAGAG aatttttttctgTGACGATTTTTCCAAGAATCACACTACAAGGCTACAAGGATATCAAGAGATGCGTAGAAGACAGGGGAGCTGATGTGGAGCTGATGTACTGTCATCTGTAG
- the LOC100828177 gene encoding GPI transamidase component PIG-S has translation MAEIAGDETPPLPSSSGADESSVLPSTSSPTDADGDKPLPRTKKPGTKRLILTASVLVSFIVGLPFLLKSTEIHRSPLPSDAIGDLSRRLQSNPPSFPCGLHAVFLRSGPGPSAASLADHLEQTISTQPQGLIASSTTGNLSVSVTVQSEGSCSSSSTAGSTWQCGSVNTADLVRGDEVFDDLLHSALGGGHVDGMKVYTVVVVESDDGNEPRVVIGKHRHAWVVGKVDDAEAVSLVGKVFIKYFMNGGIEDGETGIGKGEFMPVGSDGNVVLSFSLLNADPSDWVYDWEFENIGERMLTPVVEALRPIADINIESQVLYHTPKSSYSYFDDKLGGSILSMGDIPFFVNSNEWHLDTSISATGRSKVLQFVVYIPSARECPLYLQLPDGELSKTNAFISPMWGGVVIWNPPGCSLGSKKAHGTRTKMSSQELMETLEIFIGQLRQLFGLKPNHLTQGMDVATKFVVSEKGFAQWELDLLYRHHACSSLLSCLTTLESLSSLVQSLPRMIVMDEIGKQVELSLEAASLAQRNATLGISDSSAVSARRARALAEDAFFHPSVMSISYASVEHYFAIYMPFFAPVSLHVLLAAIKELKRYKVERGKYLAFLASQATAS, from the exons ATGGCCGAGATTGCCGGCGACGAGACCCCGCCGCTACCTTCTTCTTCCGGCGCCGACGAATCCTCCGTGTTGCCGTCCACTTCCTCTCCCACCGACGCCGATGGCGACAAGCCGCTGCCGCGCACGAAGAAGCCCGGCACGAAGCGCCTCATCCTCACCGCCTCCGTCCTCGTCTCCTTCATCGTCG GACTGCCTTTCCTGCTCAAATCCACCGAGATCCACCGGTCGCCGCTGCCCTCTGATGCAATCGGCGACCTGTCCCGCCGCCTCCAATCTAACCCCCCCTCCTTCCCCTGCGGTCTCCATGCGGTCTTCCTCCGCTCCGGCCCTGGCCCCTCTGCTGCCTCCCTTGCCGATCACCTGGAGCAGACAATCTCGACCCAGCCCCAAGGTCTCATCGCCTCTTCTACTACCGGGAACCTATCCGTATCAGTCACTGTCCAGTCGGAAGGTAGctgctccagcagcagcactgctGGTTCGACCTGGCAATGTGGCTCTGTGAACACTGCAGACTTGGTTCGCGGCGACGAAGTGTTCGATGATTTGCTGCACTCTGCATTGGGTGGTGGGCATGTGGATGGGATGAAGGTTTACACTGTCGTCGTCGTTGAGAGTGATGATGGGAATGAACCGAGGGTTGTGATCGGAAAACACCGTCACGCTTGGGTCGTCGGTAAGGTCGATGATGCTGAGGCTGTGTCACTTGTTGGCAAGGTATTCATCAAGTATTTCATGAACGGCGGTATTGAGGATGGTGAGACAGGCATTGGGAAAGGAGAGTTCATGCCAGTTGGTTCAGATGGGAATGTTGTTCTTTCATTTAGCTTGTTGAATGCCGATCCAAGTGATTGGGTCTACGATTG GGAGTTTGAGAATATTGGTGAGAGGATGCTGACTCCTGTGGTTGAGGCACTGCGACCAATTGCTGATATTAATATAGAGAGTCAG gtTTTGTACCACACTCCAAAATCGTCCTATTCTTATTTTGACGATAAACTGGGTGGCAGTATCCTTAGTATGGGAGACATTCCTTTCTTT GTGAATTCAAACGAGTGGCACTTGGATACATCAATCTCAGCTACCGGACGATCAAAAGTTCTTCAATTTGTGGT GTATATTCCATCTGCAAGGGAATGCCCTTTGTATTTGCAGCTTCCAGATGGGGAGCTTTCGAAAACTAATGCATTCATTTCCCCT ATGTGGGGAGGTGTTGTTATTTGGAACCCACCAGGCTGTTCACTTGGTTCTAAGAAGGCGCATGGTACTCGGACCAAAATGTCATCACAG GAACTTATGGAGACTCTGGAAATCTTCATTGGACAACTAAGACAATTATTTGGTTTAAAACCAAATCATCTTACACAAGGCATGGATGTGGCAACTAAATTTGTAGTTAGTGAAAAGGGGTTTGCACAATG GGAATTAGATTTATTATACCGGCATCATGCTTGTTCCAGTCTTTTATCATGCCTCACCACCTTGGAGTCTCTTTCCAGCTTG GTCCAATCCCTTCCAAGAATGATTGTCATGGATGAAATTGGAAAGCAG GTTGAACTTTCTCTTGAAGCTGCAAGTTTAGCTCAAAGAAACGCCACTCTTGGAATAAGTGACTCTTCAGCAG TGTCTGCAAGAAGGGCAAGGGCATTGGCCGAGGATGCTTTTTTTCATCCATCCGTTATGTCTATCAGTTATGCTTCAGTGGAGCACTACTTTGCGATTTACATG